A single region of the Thermodesulfatator indicus DSM 15286 genome encodes:
- a CDS encoding methyl-accepting chemotaxis protein has protein sequence MKFDTIKARIQAIILVMFLLSILNAGMVFMVLQKNAGDAQYINLAGRQRMLVQKMTKEILSKDFASARNTANLFENSLQILKNGDRNKGLEPITDPKILAAWEDLHSCWQDFKKAFDRYLITGNKTDLNYLLDHNLKILSLANTLTKKFEEKAISNLNRLKIYQIAILSFTMFLLAAIWWMARTKIIAPIDKAVALVMRVAEGDFTVKFPKTSKDEIGRLLAALEEMTERLRETLRNVVTSSDQVYSSSQEIYRAGEEVAEKAVRLAQEGEEVKEAEKAINNSVRAVSAASEQMVEAITEISRNTSEAARIASEAETKAKETNDIVNKLGVSSEEIGEVISLIQSIAEQTNLLALNATIEAARAGEAGKGFAVVAGEVKELSRQTTKATEKISRKIQAIQTDARASVKAIQEITEVISRINDISNMIASAVEEQTAMMGEISQAANMSAESAEQIREKIEKMSRAIKDTAEKGNKSRELSQEMIALANRLKELASNFKV, from the coding sequence ATGAAGTTTGACACTATTAAGGCTCGTATCCAGGCCATCATTCTTGTAATGTTCCTATTGAGTATCCTAAATGCCGGCATGGTATTTATGGTTTTACAAAAAAATGCTGGAGATGCCCAGTATATTAACCTTGCTGGGCGCCAAAGGATGCTGGTGCAAAAAATGACCAAAGAAATTTTATCTAAAGATTTTGCATCAGCTAGGAACACAGCCAATCTCTTTGAAAATAGTCTCCAAATTCTTAAAAACGGAGATAGAAACAAAGGCTTGGAGCCTATTACTGATCCTAAAATATTGGCGGCTTGGGAAGACCTTCACTCTTGTTGGCAAGATTTCAAAAAAGCTTTTGATCGTTATCTTATTACCGGTAATAAAACAGACCTTAATTATCTCCTTGATCACAATTTAAAAATTCTTTCTTTGGCCAATACCCTAACCAAAAAATTTGAAGAAAAGGCTATCAGTAACCTCAATAGATTAAAGATTTATCAGATAGCCATATTGAGTTTTACCATGTTTTTACTGGCCGCTATCTGGTGGATGGCAAGGACCAAGATTATTGCTCCCATTGATAAGGCTGTAGCTTTAGTTATGAGGGTAGCAGAAGGGGATTTTACCGTTAAGTTTCCCAAAACTAGTAAAGACGAAATAGGAAGATTACTAGCCGCCCTTGAAGAAATGACCGAACGTTTGAGAGAGACCTTGAGAAACGTTGTTACGTCTTCAGATCAAGTATATTCGTCTTCTCAAGAAATTTACCGAGCCGGAGAAGAAGTAGCCGAAAAGGCCGTAAGATTGGCCCAAGAAGGAGAGGAAGTAAAAGAGGCAGAAAAGGCTATAAATAATAGTGTGCGAGCAGTTTCTGCGGCTTCTGAGCAGATGGTAGAAGCCATCACCGAGATCTCTCGCAATACTTCTGAGGCAGCCCGTATTGCCAGTGAGGCAGAGACTAAGGCCAAGGAAACTAACGATATAGTTAATAAACTAGGTGTTTCTTCTGAAGAAATAGGAGAGGTTATAAGTCTTATCCAGAGTATTGCCGAACAAACTAACCTTTTAGCCTTAAACGCCACGATTGAGGCAGCCCGGGCTGGAGAGGCTGGTAAAGGCTTTGCCGTAGTAGCTGGTGAGGTAAAAGAGCTTTCACGGCAAACTACTAAAGCTACAGAAAAGATATCCAGAAAAATTCAAGCCATTCAGACAGATGCTCGCGCTTCAGTAAAAGCTATCCAAGAGATTACTGAAGTTATAAGTCGAATAAATGATATATCAAATATGATAGCCAGTGCTGTAGAAGAACAGACTGCCATGATGGGAGAGATAAGCCAGGCGGCCAATATGTCTGCTGAAAGTGCAGAGCAAATAAGAGAAAAAATAGAAAAAATGTCACGGGCTATTAAAGATACGGCAGAAAAGGGCAATAAAAGTCGAGAACTTTCTCAAGAAATGATAGCCTTAGCTAATCGTCTTAAAGAACTAGCTTCTAACTTTAAAGTTTAA
- a CDS encoding IS110 family transposase, producing MAPEKENNQVLRIIHPICCGLDVHKRFVSACILKTLPDGSIEVEVREFETFTDDLIALREWLIEKDCPIVAMESTGVYWQPIHNILEGYVEVILVNARHIKNVPGRKTDVSDSRWLAELLRVGLLRASYIPPKQVRFWRELVRLRQKHVKTLADYKKRVQKLFESANIKLDNVVSDLFGETGRQIMRLLLETPKPSLEEVRACAKGKLKKKVEELYRSICGFFEEHHRFLLHSLLSIIETLEKEIGIMDIRIKEVMRHHEDLIERLKGIPGVSEVSARAILAEVGPDLRSFPNERALASWAGVCPGNNESGGKRISGKSPVKKHPLRSVLIEVSWAATRKKGTYYAAKYRQLRARRGPKKAIGAIAHKILKAVYFIIKEGQEYRELGANHLKQINRERLLTKIKEEAERLGYKVVAA from the coding sequence ATGGCTCCTGAAAAAGAAAATAACCAGGTTTTAAGAATTATTCATCCCATTTGTTGTGGCCTTGACGTTCATAAGCGTTTCGTCTCAGCATGTATCCTAAAGACTCTTCCTGATGGTTCTATAGAAGTCGAAGTTCGAGAATTTGAAACTTTTACCGACGATCTTATAGCCCTGAGAGAATGGCTGATCGAAAAAGATTGTCCCATTGTAGCCATGGAAAGCACAGGTGTTTACTGGCAGCCTATACACAATATTTTAGAAGGCTATGTGGAAGTGATCTTAGTCAATGCCAGGCATATCAAAAATGTCCCTGGACGAAAGACGGATGTCTCAGACAGCCGCTGGTTAGCAGAATTACTTCGTGTAGGTCTGCTACGGGCAAGTTATATTCCCCCAAAACAAGTTCGTTTCTGGAGAGAGCTAGTACGACTTAGACAGAAACATGTCAAAACGCTTGCTGATTATAAGAAAAGAGTTCAAAAGCTTTTTGAATCAGCAAATATTAAGCTAGACAATGTAGTTTCAGATTTGTTTGGGGAAACAGGTCGTCAAATCATGAGATTACTTTTAGAGACCCCCAAGCCTAGCCTTGAAGAAGTTAGGGCTTGTGCTAAAGGGAAACTTAAGAAGAAAGTAGAAGAGCTCTATCGCTCTATTTGTGGCTTTTTCGAAGAGCATCATCGTTTTCTTTTGCATTCGCTCTTAAGTATAATAGAGACTCTGGAAAAAGAGATAGGGATTATGGATATAAGGATCAAGGAAGTAATGAGACACCATGAAGATTTAATAGAGAGATTAAAAGGGATACCAGGAGTAAGTGAAGTTTCAGCGCGAGCTATTTTGGCAGAAGTAGGGCCGGATCTGAGAAGTTTTCCAAATGAGAGGGCGCTAGCCAGTTGGGCAGGAGTTTGTCCAGGGAATAACGAAAGTGGAGGAAAGAGGATTAGCGGCAAGAGCCCGGTAAAGAAACATCCTTTAAGAAGCGTTTTGATAGAGGTGTCTTGGGCGGCCACGAGGAAGAAAGGGACATATTATGCGGCAAAATATAGGCAACTTCGTGCTCGTCGAGGGCCTAAGAAAGCCATAGGGGCCATAGCGCATAAGATATTGAAAGCGGTGTATTTTATCATCAAAGAGGGTCAGGAATACAGGGAATTAGGGGCAAATCATCTGAAGCAGATAAATAGGGAGAGATTATTGACAAAAATAAAAGAAGAAGCAGAAAGACTTGGGTATAAAGTGGTAGCGGCATAA
- a CDS encoding M16 family metallopeptidase, which produces MSIELKKELFPSGLRVVTENIADFPTVSLGLWLSIGSRDEEDYQNGLTHFIEHLFFKGTHRRTALEIAKELDRLGGYSNAFTAKEYTCLHGKVLPEDLPRFLDLLADIFLNPLFSPEDIEREKQIILQEIKMLEDSPEELVHELFSTLLWGKHPLARPILGQWEVISRVSKNDVLEFYEKYYKASNLVIAAAGKVEHEELVNLVQNNFGKLAPGETKKRLRPKPISRCDVQRRELEQVHLVLGVATPGTRDESRYAALFFNTLLGGNMSSRLFQEVREKRGLAYAIYSYLSLYEDVGQLGIYAAVEKEKLKETLSVIKNELDALMENQISQEEFEAAFDNLKCALLLSADNPDSRMTRLARNEFIFGRYIPYEETVEKIKALTPQDITAFARKVFGVKPTLALLGPIGKDEGLSLYEEIFC; this is translated from the coding sequence ATGAGTATAGAACTCAAAAAAGAATTGTTCCCCTCTGGCCTGCGGGTGGTAACAGAAAACATTGCAGATTTTCCTACAGTTTCTTTAGGCCTGTGGTTAAGCATTGGTAGCCGAGACGAAGAAGATTATCAAAACGGGCTTACGCATTTTATAGAACACCTGTTCTTCAAAGGTACCCATCGGCGCACGGCTTTAGAGATTGCTAAAGAGCTTGACCGTTTGGGAGGCTACTCCAACGCCTTCACGGCCAAAGAATACACATGTCTTCACGGAAAGGTGTTGCCTGAAGACTTGCCTCGTTTTTTAGACCTCTTGGCCGATATCTTCTTAAATCCACTTTTTTCGCCCGAAGACATTGAACGCGAAAAACAAATCATCCTTCAAGAAATAAAGATGCTTGAAGATTCCCCTGAAGAACTGGTTCATGAACTATTCAGCACCCTACTTTGGGGAAAACATCCTCTTGCTCGCCCAATTCTTGGCCAGTGGGAAGTTATTTCTCGCGTATCCAAAAATGATGTTCTTGAATTTTACGAAAAATATTACAAAGCCTCTAACCTGGTAATAGCCGCCGCGGGGAAGGTAGAACATGAAGAACTGGTAAACCTTGTCCAAAACAACTTTGGCAAACTTGCTCCTGGAGAAACTAAAAAGCGCCTCCGGCCTAAACCCATTTCCAGATGTGACGTTCAGAGGCGAGAGCTTGAACAGGTACACCTGGTTCTGGGCGTAGCCACACCAGGAACAAGAGATGAAAGTCGCTACGCCGCTCTATTTTTTAACACCCTGCTTGGTGGCAACATGAGTTCGCGTCTTTTTCAAGAAGTCCGCGAAAAGCGCGGGCTAGCTTACGCCATTTATTCTTATCTTTCTCTTTACGAAGATGTCGGCCAGCTTGGCATTTACGCAGCGGTGGAAAAGGAAAAGCTTAAAGAGACCCTTTCTGTTATCAAGAACGAACTTGATGCTTTGATGGAAAATCAAATTAGCCAGGAAGAATTTGAAGCTGCCTTTGATAACCTGAAATGCGCCCTTTTACTTTCAGCAGATAACCCCGATAGCCGCATGACCCGCTTGGCCAGAAATGAATTCATCTTTGGCCGTTATATTCCTTACGAAGAAACCGTTGAGAAAATAAAGGCCCTTACCCCTCAAGATATCACCGCCTTTGCCAGAAAGGTTTTTGGAGTAAAACCAACCCTTGCCCTTCTCGGGCCGATTGGTAAAGACGAAGGGCTTTCTCTTTACGAAGAAATATTCTGTTAA
- the iorA gene encoding indolepyruvate ferredoxin oxidoreductase subunit alpha, protein MHPLIEARAGQKLLLLGNEAIARGALEAGLRVGAAYPGTPSSEIGNNLFQIQHELPGLYFEFSTNEKVAMEVAAAAAATGLRSLTCMKHVGLNVASDPLMTLAYIGVRGGMVIVVADDPSCHSSQNEQDSRYYARLSGLPLLEPATPEEAYQMTRFAFELSEKLELPVLLRTTTRVSHARGVVEVGTLPSYDQPIKGKFEKDTHRWVPIPAVARVRHQVLLEKMKEAQRLAESSSWNRTYGKGPLGIITSSVAANYVEDAFQDLNLFEQIKVLNLGFTHPWPVKLIADFLKQVEKVLVVEELEPYLEEAVKVVAQEEGIKVAILGKHTGHLPRYLEFDPGQVKLAIARAFSLDLPKPETPDISWVPELPPRPPTLCPGCPHRETYNVIKDVLKELGILENTIFPTDIGCYTLGILPPIQMADYLICMGSSVGAPCGFSVATDHRIVSFIGDSTFFHAGLSPLASAVFNKHKFTLVVLDNETTAMTGHQPVPSQELRPKVLEDRPRIDIEEVVRALGVKNVVTINPYQKEKAKEAVRPILEKNELSVIIAKAPCVLYRARLAKKK, encoded by the coding sequence ATGCATCCATTAATAGAGGCGAGAGCCGGTCAAAAACTTTTGTTATTAGGGAATGAAGCTATTGCCAGAGGAGCCTTAGAAGCGGGTCTTAGAGTAGGAGCCGCTTATCCTGGGACTCCTTCTTCTGAGATAGGTAACAATCTGTTTCAGATCCAGCATGAACTTCCTGGTCTTTACTTCGAATTTTCTACTAATGAGAAAGTGGCCATGGAAGTAGCGGCTGCTGCAGCTGCTACCGGTTTAAGAAGCCTTACCTGTATGAAACATGTAGGGTTGAACGTGGCCTCTGATCCGTTAATGACCCTTGCCTATATCGGTGTGCGCGGTGGTATGGTCATTGTGGTGGCAGATGATCCTTCCTGTCACTCAAGCCAAAATGAGCAGGACAGCCGCTATTACGCCAGGCTATCAGGCCTTCCTTTGCTTGAGCCAGCTACCCCTGAAGAAGCCTATCAGATGACACGCTTTGCCTTTGAGCTTTCAGAAAAGCTTGAGCTTCCCGTGCTTTTGCGCACTACTACTAGGGTTTCTCACGCGCGAGGGGTTGTAGAAGTAGGAACACTGCCTTCTTATGACCAGCCTATCAAAGGTAAGTTTGAAAAAGATACACATCGCTGGGTGCCTATCCCTGCGGTAGCAAGAGTTAGGCACCAGGTGCTCCTTGAGAAGATGAAAGAAGCTCAAAGGCTGGCAGAGTCTTCTTCCTGGAATCGTACCTACGGAAAAGGTCCTCTGGGTATAATCACCAGTAGTGTTGCCGCCAACTATGTTGAAGACGCTTTTCAAGACCTCAATCTCTTTGAACAAATCAAAGTATTAAACCTTGGTTTTACACACCCTTGGCCAGTCAAGCTGATAGCAGACTTCTTGAAGCAAGTGGAAAAAGTTTTAGTGGTAGAAGAACTTGAACCTTATCTTGAAGAAGCCGTCAAAGTAGTGGCTCAGGAAGAGGGTATAAAGGTTGCTATCTTAGGCAAACATACCGGGCATCTTCCCAGGTATCTTGAGTTTGATCCTGGCCAGGTCAAACTGGCCATAGCTAGAGCTTTTTCTCTTGACTTGCCTAAGCCTGAAACACCTGATATTTCCTGGGTGCCGGAGCTTCCGCCAAGACCTCCCACTCTTTGCCCTGGCTGCCCTCACCGTGAGACTTACAACGTTATTAAAGATGTTTTAAAAGAACTAGGCATCCTTGAAAATACTATCTTTCCTACAGATATCGGCTGTTACACCCTGGGGATTTTGCCTCCCATTCAAATGGCTGATTATCTCATTTGCATGGGTTCAAGTGTAGGGGCTCCTTGTGGTTTTTCTGTAGCTACTGACCACCGTATAGTCTCTTTTATAGGTGATTCTACCTTTTTCCATGCGGGGCTTTCACCCTTAGCCAGCGCTGTTTTCAATAAACACAAATTTACTTTAGTTGTTCTTGATAACGAGACCACAGCTATGACTGGTCATCAGCCGGTTCCTTCTCAGGAATTACGTCCCAAAGTCCTTGAGGACCGTCCTAGAATAGATATTGAAGAAGTAGTGAGAGCCTTAGGAGTTAAGAATGTAGTCACTATAAACCCGTATCAAAAAGAAAAGGCCAAAGAGGCAGTGCGCCCTATACTTGAAAAAAATGAACTTTCGGTGATTATTGCCAAGGCCCCTTGTGTGCTTTACCGGGCCCGCTTGGCTAAGAAAAAGTAG
- a CDS encoding Mrp/NBP35 family ATP-binding protein translates to MENVAKGMPGMDKSAIIEQQDRRVKEQLTRIRHKIMVMSGKGGVGKSSVAVNLAVGLSLQDFMVGLLDVDLHGPNVPKMLGLRRAHLPRRPDGRIGPVVYSPNLKFLSIEPLLPEEDSAIIWRGPLKISAIKQFIGDIDWGKLDYLVIDAPPGTGDEPMTIAQTIPDAYALLVTTPQEVSLIDVKKSYNFCKKVKMRILGLVENMSGFICPHCGKEVDLFKRGGGERLAEELGIKFLGRIPVDPRVVAAGDSGKPMIAAFPESKTAEAFEELVRNVVAATEELLKDIEEGRFMRVAVPVEGPLVTDKADEASMFAIYDVEKGVVKVKDVVPKPDDAPMDLWLKEQVITHLLTPQISKKLKESLTNMGVHVIENIPAKMKSDMAVQDLIAGVIKK, encoded by the coding sequence ATGGAAAACGTAGCTAAAGGTATGCCTGGAATGGATAAAAGTGCCATAATTGAACAACAAGACCGCCGTGTCAAAGAGCAGCTTACCAGGATCCGTCACAAAATCATGGTTATGTCCGGCAAGGGCGGGGTAGGAAAAAGTTCGGTGGCGGTTAACCTGGCGGTAGGCCTTTCTTTACAGGACTTTATGGTCGGCCTCTTAGATGTTGACCTTCACGGTCCAAATGTTCCCAAAATGCTTGGTTTAAGGCGGGCTCATCTTCCTCGCCGTCCTGATGGCCGTATCGGCCCGGTGGTTTATTCGCCAAACCTCAAGTTTCTCTCTATTGAGCCTTTACTTCCTGAAGAAGATTCAGCCATCATCTGGCGTGGGCCATTAAAGATTTCTGCCATCAAACAGTTCATCGGCGATATTGACTGGGGAAAACTTGATTATCTGGTCATAGACGCCCCTCCTGGCACAGGTGACGAACCCATGACTATTGCTCAGACTATTCCTGATGCTTATGCCCTTTTGGTAACTACACCCCAGGAAGTTTCCTTGATTGACGTAAAAAAGTCTTACAATTTTTGCAAAAAGGTGAAGATGCGCATCCTGGGGCTGGTGGAGAACATGAGTGGTTTTATTTGCCCTCATTGCGGCAAGGAAGTTGACCTTTTCAAGCGCGGTGGAGGTGAGCGTTTAGCCGAAGAGCTTGGTATTAAATTTTTAGGTCGCATTCCCGTTGACCCAAGAGTAGTAGCCGCAGGCGATTCAGGTAAACCCATGATTGCGGCTTTTCCAGAGTCCAAAACCGCTGAGGCCTTTGAGGAGCTGGTCAGAAACGTGGTAGCCGCCACTGAAGAACTCTTGAAAGACATTGAAGAAGGGCGTTTTATGCGGGTGGCTGTTCCGGTGGAAGGTCCACTGGTAACTGATAAAGCCGATGAGGCCTCTATGTTTGCCATTTACGACGTAGAAAAAGGTGTCGTCAAAGTGAAAGACGTGGTTCCCAAACCTGATGATGCTCCCATGGACTTATGGCTTAAAGAGCAGGTGATTACTCATCTTTTAACGCCTCAAATTTCTAAGAAATTAAAAGAAAGCCTCACTAACATGGGAGTCCACGTGATTGAAAATATCCCGGCCAAGATGAAGTCTGACATGGCCGTGCAGGACTTGATAGCCGGAGTGATTAAAAAATAA
- a CDS encoding indolepyruvate oxidoreductase subunit beta: MKKLRILTVGVGGQGILLFSKILGEACLRADIPVTMSEVHGMAQRGGVVETNIVLGGIKSPLIAKGEADVLVGLEPVETLRALPRASKNTVIISSTDPVVPQIVKDGLAEYPELSPLFEKLKRAFEKVYLFPGEKLAKEAGTSRALNVVTLGALIGTGILPFDNEDMIEAIKKAVKPQFLEPNLKAFDLGYQAVTS, translated from the coding sequence ATGAAGAAACTTCGCATTTTAACGGTAGGCGTAGGAGGGCAAGGCATACTTCTTTTCTCTAAAATTTTGGGGGAAGCCTGCCTTAGAGCTGATATTCCTGTGACCATGTCTGAGGTTCACGGTATGGCCCAGCGAGGCGGCGTGGTTGAGACCAATATTGTTTTAGGTGGGATAAAAAGTCCTCTTATTGCTAAAGGAGAGGCCGATGTATTAGTAGGCCTTGAACCAGTAGAGACGTTGAGGGCTCTTCCTCGAGCTAGTAAAAATACGGTTATCATCTCGAGTACAGATCCAGTTGTTCCTCAAATAGTAAAAGACGGCCTGGCAGAATATCCAGAGCTCTCTCCTCTTTTTGAAAAATTAAAAAGGGCCTTTGAAAAGGTATATCTTTTCCCTGGCGAAAAACTGGCTAAAGAGGCAGGTACCAGTCGTGCTTTAAACGTAGTTACCCTTGGGGCTTTAATAGGAACAGGTATTTTGCCTTTTGATAACGAAGATATGATTGAGGCCATAAAAAAGGCAGTTAAACCTCAATTTTTAGAGCCTAACCTTAAGGCCTTTGATCTGGGTTATCAGGCGGTCACTTCTTAG
- a CDS encoding DsrE family protein, whose protein sequence is MSLKLVIHVPDSTRYKIALKMGVNFFKTKADGEELLARVLVNAQGITVLLELDEEITKLMEEFISLGGEVHFCRNAMKAFNVPEEKVPANCHIVSAGIRALVEWQDNGFRYVRA, encoded by the coding sequence ATGTCGCTTAAACTGGTAATTCACGTGCCTGACTCAACTCGTTACAAGATAGCCTTAAAAATGGGTGTAAATTTCTTTAAAACCAAGGCCGATGGTGAGGAACTTCTGGCGCGTGTCCTGGTAAATGCCCAGGGCATTACGGTGCTTCTAGAACTTGATGAAGAAATCACAAAACTCATGGAAGAATTCATCTCTTTAGGCGGGGAGGTTCATTTCTGCCGCAACGCTATGAAGGCCTTCAATGTGCCTGAAGAAAAGGTCCCGGCTAACTGCCATATAGTTTCCGCGGGAATAAGGGCGCTGGTAGAATGGCAGGATAACGGTTTTCGCTACGTAAGAGCTTAA
- a CDS encoding Fur family transcriptional regulator, with translation MTKEKIEYYRKLGLKMTPQRLAILEFLDGNTSHPSAEDIYRHVEGKFPSMSFATVYNTLEALKEKGLIRELSIEPGKKRFDPNPSPHHHFICERCHQVYDIFEDFQINLPEEYQKQFEIRECEIIFRGICADCKRKEV, from the coding sequence GTGACCAAAGAAAAGATTGAATACTATCGTAAGTTAGGGCTTAAGATGACTCCGCAGCGTTTGGCCATTTTAGAATTTTTAGACGGTAATACCTCTCATCCTTCGGCTGAAGATATTTATCGTCACGTGGAGGGAAAGTTCCCCAGCATGTCTTTTGCCACGGTTTATAACACCTTAGAAGCCTTAAAAGAAAAGGGTTTGATACGAGAGCTGAGCATAGAACCGGGTAAAAAACGTTTTGATCCGAACCCTTCTCCTCACCATCATTTTATTTGTGAAAGATGCCATCAAGTCTATGATATTTTTGAAGATTTTCAGATAAATCTTCCTGAGGAATATCAAAAGCAATTTGAGATAAGAGAATGTGAGATCATTTTCCGTGGTATTTGTGCAGATTGCAAAAGAAAGGAGGTGTAG
- the murJ gene encoding murein biosynthesis integral membrane protein MurJ has protein sequence MSQEQKAFKKIASGARAVTIAVLLSRLLGLIREQVLAGFFGAGLQMDAYVVAYRIPNLLRDLLAEGALATAFVTVFTQHKEKYGLEKTWRLAGKALGTVLVLVIFLVLLGELFAPYLVGLLAPGFKVNPEKLQLATFLTRIMFPFLALISTSAVIAGMLNSLGTFFLPAASSAVFNLISILTGVSLYFVFVKAGVTPITAMAIGVIAGGIAQVGIQTPAIWKKGFRFKLSFAPKDPYVKEIFKLMAPAVIGLSAVQLNIFINTYFASLCEEGSLSWLSYAFRLMYVPLGLFGVALATAILPVVSAQAARKDFFSLRSTYASAILMAQALALPSAVGLIILAKPIVRIIFERGQFGPADTIATATALSLFSISLPAYALTKVTAPVFYALHKPKIPMLSSFLSVAVNLLTVTTLVKTWGFKAVALGMSLGIVAQAIFQVVVLTKKLEGIEFTKVVSGLARILLATFGLGLIAFYGDKYLKSFSGLDFTFGLLGLIVFCAVFYFGLIRLIGPREGLYLFRFRTKK, from the coding sequence ATGTCTCAAGAACAAAAAGCCTTTAAAAAAATAGCCTCTGGAGCCCGAGCAGTAACCATTGCGGTATTGTTAAGCCGCCTCTTGGGTCTTATCCGCGAACAGGTACTAGCAGGTTTTTTTGGTGCCGGGCTCCAGATGGACGCCTACGTAGTGGCCTACCGGATACCCAATCTTTTAAGGGATCTCCTGGCTGAAGGAGCCCTGGCTACGGCTTTTGTTACGGTCTTCACCCAACACAAAGAGAAATATGGTCTCGAGAAGACCTGGCGTCTGGCCGGCAAGGCTTTAGGCACAGTATTAGTCCTGGTAATATTTCTTGTCCTTTTGGGAGAGCTGTTTGCTCCCTATTTGGTTGGTCTTCTTGCCCCGGGATTTAAGGTCAACCCCGAAAAACTCCAACTTGCCACTTTTCTTACTCGCATCATGTTCCCTTTCCTGGCTTTAATAAGTACTTCAGCGGTAATAGCTGGTATGCTAAACTCCCTTGGCACTTTCTTTTTACCAGCGGCTTCCTCAGCAGTCTTCAACCTAATTTCCATATTAACAGGGGTCTCTCTCTATTTTGTCTTTGTAAAAGCAGGGGTTACTCCTATAACCGCTATGGCAATTGGTGTAATAGCTGGGGGCATAGCCCAGGTAGGCATTCAAACACCGGCTATCTGGAAAAAGGGGTTTCGTTTCAAACTCTCCTTCGCTCCAAAAGACCCTTATGTAAAAGAAATTTTTAAGCTAATGGCTCCGGCAGTGATTGGGCTATCAGCGGTACAATTAAATATTTTTATCAACACTTATTTTGCCTCTCTTTGTGAGGAAGGTTCCCTTTCCTGGCTTTCGTATGCCTTTAGGCTAATGTATGTGCCTCTAGGGCTTTTTGGAGTAGCACTCGCTACAGCTATTCTTCCGGTGGTTTCAGCTCAAGCGGCTCGTAAAGATTTTTTCAGCCTTCGTTCTACTTACGCCTCTGCAATACTTATGGCCCAAGCCCTAGCCCTTCCTTCAGCCGTTGGGCTAATTATTCTAGCCAAACCTATTGTGAGGATAATTTTTGAAAGGGGTCAGTTTGGCCCGGCTGATACCATAGCCACGGCTACGGCCCTTTCTTTATTTTCTATTTCGCTTCCTGCTTATGCCCTTACCAAAGTCACCGCGCCTGTTTTTTATGCGCTTCACAAGCCAAAGATACCTATGCTTTCAAGTTTTCTCTCAGTAGCTGTTAACCTTCTTACAGTTACCACTTTGGTCAAAACTTGGGGCTTCAAAGCTGTAGCCTTGGGAATGAGTCTCGGTATCGTGGCCCAGGCCATCTTTCAAGTAGTTGTTCTTACCAAAAAGCTTGAGGGAATAGAATTTACTAAAGTAGTAAGTGGTTTAGCCCGTATTTTATTGGCTACTTTTGGGCTAGGGCTTATCGCTTTCTATGGGGACAAATATTTAAAAAGCTTTTCTGGCCTTGATTTTACTTTTGGTCTCCTGGGCCTGATAGTTTTTTGTGCCGTTTTTTATTTTGGACTGATAAGGCTAATAGGCCCGAGAGAAGGTCTCTATCTCTTTCGCTTTCGCACTAAGAAGTGA
- a CDS encoding RCKP-type rubredoxin-like domain-containing protein has translation MAVFRCEKCGATKEGRCKPRKCPKCGEQGTMKKES, from the coding sequence ATGGCGGTTTTCCGTTGTGAAAAGTGTGGAGCCACTAAAGAAGGCCGTTGTAAACCGCGTAAATGCCCTAAATGTGGTGAACAGGGTACCATGAAAAAAGAAAGCTAG